One Thermus hydrothermalis genomic region harbors:
- a CDS encoding ferritin family protein, whose protein sequence is MDVLEVLRQAYQDELLDALRAERAAEGVPYPHVRALLQEVASRERAHAEALAEALRKRGASLPPAPKAGEEGWEAMLRLLSEEGFDRAYYLESTFPDPELESLFTRLGQEERLNQEAVRKAVALIGGNL, encoded by the coding sequence ATGGACGTGCTGGAGGTGTTGCGGCAGGCTTACCAGGACGAGCTCCTGGACGCCCTAAGGGCCGAGCGGGCGGCGGAAGGGGTGCCCTACCCCCACGTCCGGGCCCTCCTCCAGGAGGTGGCTTCCCGGGAGCGGGCCCACGCGGAGGCCCTGGCCGAGGCCCTGCGGAAGCGGGGGGCCTCCCTGCCCCCCGCCCCCAAGGCCGGGGAGGAGGGTTGGGAGGCCATGCTCCGCCTCCTCTCCGAGGAGGGGTTTGACCGGGCCTATTACCTGGAGAGCACCTTCCCCGACCCCGAGCTGGAAAGCCTTTTCACCCGCCTCGGCCAGGAGGAGCGGTTGAACCAGGAAGCGGTACGGAAAGCGGTGGCGCTTATCGGAGGTAACCTATGA
- a CDS encoding VLRF1 family aeRF1-type release factor — MISKEEVKRLREAIGKAEGPVLSLYLDVNPAKPENASRAYALRAKDAMKALKVPEDLAEKVLEVLKNQVLEAKTAVFFAGEDLFEVLLLQVELPLVSALKTHFLDEKESRLLSGGVLAHYGPPFLLPLVYALDEYERYGVVYVDQERWRVFEVFLGEIEEVQDAFLALDTEAWRRLSLDAPGRRFNLGGIARGGAGQDLFAKRLEAWEERFYKALAHDLEKLVEGRGFTRLVLMGPEEHTKLFLGYLPKRLKEKVVALLPSLPHPGATPGQVLKRLEPELSAIERAKEVELLKSLEEAYPKAVFGPEVLERVQEGRVEVWVLPWTLDQGVYACDGLYFAEEAKVLAFCERPEAKPLAVVLPELAAGYATKLEFVRGEAEKRLLERGGMAALLRW; from the coding sequence ATGATCTCTAAGGAAGAAGTCAAACGGCTACGCGAGGCCATCGGCAAGGCGGAAGGTCCCGTGCTCTCCCTGTACCTGGACGTGAACCCGGCCAAGCCGGAAAACGCTTCCAGGGCCTACGCCCTGAGGGCCAAGGACGCCATGAAGGCCCTTAAGGTCCCCGAGGACCTGGCGGAGAAGGTGCTGGAGGTCCTTAAGAACCAGGTCCTCGAGGCCAAGACCGCCGTCTTCTTCGCCGGGGAAGACCTCTTTGAGGTCCTTCTCCTGCAGGTGGAACTCCCCTTGGTGAGCGCTCTGAAGACCCACTTCCTGGACGAAAAGGAAAGCCGCCTCCTTAGCGGCGGCGTCCTGGCCCACTACGGCCCTCCCTTCCTCCTCCCCCTGGTCTACGCCCTGGACGAGTACGAGCGCTACGGGGTGGTCTACGTGGACCAGGAGCGCTGGCGGGTCTTTGAGGTCTTCCTGGGGGAGATTGAGGAGGTCCAGGACGCCTTCTTGGCCCTGGACACCGAGGCCTGGCGCCGCCTCAGCCTGGACGCCCCTGGCCGCCGCTTCAACCTGGGGGGCATCGCCCGGGGCGGGGCGGGGCAAGACCTCTTCGCCAAGCGCCTCGAGGCCTGGGAAGAGCGGTTTTACAAGGCCTTGGCCCATGACCTGGAAAAGCTCGTGGAGGGCCGGGGCTTCACCCGCCTTGTCCTCATGGGCCCCGAGGAGCACACCAAGCTTTTCTTGGGCTACCTGCCCAAGCGCCTGAAGGAGAAGGTGGTGGCCCTCCTCCCCTCCCTCCCCCACCCCGGGGCCACCCCCGGCCAGGTGCTAAAGCGCCTGGAGCCGGAGCTTTCCGCCATTGAGCGGGCCAAGGAGGTGGAGCTTCTCAAGAGCCTGGAAGAGGCCTACCCCAAGGCGGTCTTCGGCCCTGAGGTGCTGGAGAGGGTGCAGGAAGGGCGGGTGGAGGTCTGGGTCCTGCCCTGGACCCTGGACCAGGGGGTTTACGCCTGCGATGGCCTCTACTTCGCCGAGGAAGCCAAGGTCCTGGCCTTCTGCGAGCGCCCCGAGGCCAAGCCCTTGGCCGTGGTGCTGCCCGAGCTCGCCGCAGGCTACGCCACCAAGCTGGAGTTCGTGCGCGGCGAGGCGGAAAAAAGGCTTCTTGAGCGCGGGGGGATGGCCGCGCTCTTGAGGTGGTAA